In the Prochlorococcus sp. MIT 1307 genome, one interval contains:
- a CDS encoding PLP-dependent transferase produces the protein MSPRNLLTNPCWSAKDLGQALPDSPHAVSVALPRWKDVIAYEEKDPSVLKTLRSVYPRFGLNPLVLEVAQRAHKPPQWGECSVWPYPDIKTAEKARNFCHHKASGSKTIISEVLGLHCLIADAQATNAAKAFWQHTGLGASSRLAAIALNQEKAPLPSVGIKARSALKQRLAEIYCCPSQNIELHPSGMAALARALEAITTLHPNRPTLQLGFPYVDVLKLPQTIFEGSDLCLKTDPTAIEAELQKKKPAAVIVELPSNPMLQCIDLLTVSKLAHERGIPVIADDTIGSAVNINALPYADLIFSSLTKSFAGRGDILAGALVISPESHWSKSLKEILTNIDLTELSDADAVELEETSRDVKERLPKLNRACLTLKTKLEAHPAVARVLHPEKCPNFQALMRPGAGHGCLLSFELVGGLSQAKRVYDTLEICKGPSLGTNFTLACPYVLLAHYQELIWASKCGVPTDLLRVSVGLEKPDKLWERFEKALQN, from the coding sequence GTGAGCCCCAGGAACTTACTAACAAATCCTTGCTGGAGCGCTAAAGATCTTGGTCAGGCCCTCCCTGATAGCCCACATGCGGTTTCCGTAGCTTTGCCTCGATGGAAAGATGTCATTGCATATGAGGAAAAAGACCCTTCAGTCCTAAAAACACTGCGTTCTGTTTATCCAAGATTTGGTCTAAACCCATTAGTTTTAGAAGTAGCACAACGAGCTCACAAGCCACCCCAATGGGGTGAATGCAGTGTCTGGCCATACCCAGATATCAAAACTGCAGAAAAAGCAAGGAATTTTTGTCACCACAAAGCAAGTGGCAGTAAAACAATCATTTCTGAAGTATTAGGACTTCATTGCCTAATAGCAGACGCTCAAGCTACTAATGCTGCCAAAGCCTTTTGGCAACATACAGGACTTGGGGCATCTTCCCGGCTAGCTGCAATCGCACTCAATCAAGAGAAAGCACCATTACCGAGCGTTGGCATAAAGGCTCGATCTGCTCTTAAACAACGACTAGCAGAAATCTATTGCTGTCCCTCACAAAACATTGAATTACACCCCTCCGGCATGGCTGCTTTGGCACGTGCCTTAGAAGCAATAACTACACTTCATCCCAACCGGCCCACTCTTCAGCTGGGATTCCCATACGTTGATGTTCTTAAGCTTCCACAAACGATTTTTGAAGGAAGCGATCTTTGCCTCAAAACTGACCCCACAGCAATAGAAGCTGAACTTCAGAAGAAAAAACCAGCTGCGGTCATTGTTGAGTTACCAAGTAATCCGATGTTGCAATGCATCGACTTACTGACCGTCTCAAAACTTGCACATGAGAGAGGAATACCCGTGATAGCAGATGACACTATCGGTTCAGCAGTGAATATAAATGCTCTTCCTTACGCCGATCTGATCTTTAGCTCACTGACAAAAAGCTTTGCTGGAAGAGGAGATATTCTTGCAGGAGCATTAGTAATCAGCCCAGAATCTCACTGGAGCAAGAGTCTGAAAGAAATTCTGACAAATATTGATTTAACCGAACTATCAGATGCAGATGCGGTTGAACTAGAAGAAACAAGTCGAGATGTCAAGGAGCGTCTTCCTAAACTCAATCGAGCATGCTTGACATTAAAAACAAAATTAGAAGCTCACCCTGCAGTAGCAAGAGTGTTGCATCCAGAAAAATGTCCTAACTTTCAAGCTTTGATGAGACCAGGTGCAGGCCATGGCTGTCTTCTTTCATTCGAACTGGTAGGAGGGTTATCACAAGCAAAAAGGGTTTATGACACTCTTGAGATTTGCAAAGGCCCAAGTCTTGGAACTAACTTCACTTTGGCTTGTCCTTATGTTCTTCTTGCCCACTACCAAGAACTCATATGGGCAAGCAAATGTGGCGTGCCAACTGATTTGTTACGGGTGTCAGTGGGTCTTGAAAAGCCGGACAAACTATGGGAGCGTTTTGAAAAAGCCTTGCAAAATTGA
- the cysK gene encoding cysteine synthase A has protein sequence MSRIYQDNSFAIGNTPLVKLNSVTKNAKATVLAKIEGRNPAYSVKCRIGANMIWDAEKRGALGKSQTIIEPTSGNTGIALAFTAAARGYKLILTMPESMSLERRRVMAVLGAELILTEAAKGMPGAIAKAKEIAESDPKKYFMPGQFENPANPDIHFKTTGPEIWDDSDGAIDVLVAGVGTGGTITGVSRYIKQEKGKPILSVAVEPSHSPVITQTLNGEELKPGPHKIQGIGAGFIPKNLDLSVVDRVEQVSNDESVAMALRLAQEEGLLVGISCGAAAAAAIRMAEQDEFKGKTIVVVLPDMAERYLSSVMFEAVPTGIIQDPV, from the coding sequence ATGTCCAGAATCTACCAAGACAACAGCTTTGCCATAGGCAACACTCCATTAGTAAAGCTGAACTCAGTCACAAAAAATGCAAAGGCTACTGTTTTAGCTAAAATCGAAGGCCGCAATCCTGCCTACAGCGTTAAATGTAGAATCGGCGCCAACATGATTTGGGATGCAGAGAAGAGGGGAGCACTAGGAAAGTCACAAACTATTATTGAACCCACTTCAGGCAACACAGGTATTGCCCTTGCCTTTACGGCTGCGGCTCGAGGGTACAAACTCATACTGACAATGCCCGAATCGATGTCATTAGAGCGTCGACGAGTAATGGCTGTATTGGGAGCCGAGTTAATACTCACAGAAGCTGCGAAAGGAATGCCAGGTGCGATTGCAAAAGCAAAAGAAATTGCAGAAAGTGATCCCAAGAAATACTTCATGCCAGGGCAATTTGAGAACCCTGCCAATCCAGATATTCACTTCAAAACAACTGGTCCAGAAATTTGGGATGATAGCGATGGCGCAATTGATGTTTTAGTAGCAGGAGTTGGTACAGGCGGAACAATTACAGGAGTATCCCGCTATATAAAGCAAGAAAAAGGAAAACCCATTCTCTCTGTTGCGGTAGAGCCATCACATAGCCCAGTCATCACTCAAACACTAAATGGTGAAGAGCTCAAACCTGGACCTCACAAAATCCAAGGAATCGGCGCAGGTTTTATCCCCAAGAACCTAGACTTGTCAGTTGTAGACAGAGTAGAACAAGTCAGCAACGATGAATCAGTAGCCATGGCTCTCCGGTTAGCACAAGAAGAAGGTTTATTAGTAGGTATTTCTTGTGGAGCTGCCGCTGCTGCTGCCATACGAATGGCAGAGCAAGACGAATTCAAAGGAAAAACTATTGTGGTCGTACTTCCTGACATGGCAGAGAGATACCTCTCTTCAGTAATGTTTGAGGCAGTACCTACAGGCATTATTCAAGATCCTGTATAG
- a CDS encoding trans-sulfuration enzyme family protein codes for MSSDKPQNHYSPGLSTRSIHHGESFASDTGTVMPPIFPSSTFEHGNPGGFDYTRSGNPNFRILESVLSSIEDCSYATVFGSGVSAITAIASTLKTGDLVLCEENLYGCTIRLFEQIFQRFGLNTAWVDFTDASSLTTITEKKPAMIWLESPTNPLLKILDISKICTVANAQKIPVVVDNTFCTALLQSPLKIGATLSLTSTTKYINGHSDALGGAICTNERKWQDLMTFAQKALGLQPSPFDCWLITRGIKTLPLRLERQVSNAAALADQLAAHPSVKWVRYPFRGDHPQQNVALRQMNAGGAIITANLKGNQNQTFSFCKSLKFFTLAESLGGVESLICHPATMTHASVDATTKAHLGIDESLVRFSIGCEDLSDLSSDLKKALDQL; via the coding sequence ATGTCATCAGATAAACCTCAAAATCACTACTCCCCTGGCTTGAGTACTCGTTCGATTCATCACGGGGAAAGCTTTGCGAGCGATACAGGTACCGTAATGCCACCGATCTTCCCAAGCTCAACGTTTGAGCATGGGAATCCAGGAGGTTTCGATTACACCCGTTCTGGAAACCCTAATTTTCGAATCCTCGAATCTGTATTGTCCTCAATTGAAGACTGCTCATATGCAACTGTTTTCGGGTCTGGAGTAAGTGCTATTACAGCAATAGCTTCCACTCTAAAAACTGGAGATTTAGTCCTCTGCGAAGAAAATCTTTATGGCTGCACAATTAGATTATTCGAACAAATTTTCCAACGTTTTGGCTTGAATACAGCATGGGTAGATTTCACTGATGCATCTTCGCTTACAACAATCACAGAAAAAAAACCTGCGATGATCTGGCTGGAGAGTCCAACGAATCCACTTCTCAAGATTCTAGACATATCAAAAATATGCACTGTCGCGAACGCTCAAAAAATCCCAGTAGTTGTAGACAACACCTTTTGTACAGCTCTCTTGCAAAGTCCTCTAAAGATAGGTGCCACTCTCTCATTAACAAGTACAACCAAATACATCAACGGTCATTCCGATGCACTTGGTGGAGCTATTTGCACTAACGAACGTAAATGGCAAGACTTAATGACATTTGCCCAAAAAGCTCTTGGTTTACAACCCTCTCCTTTTGATTGCTGGCTAATAACAAGAGGGATCAAAACACTGCCTCTTCGGCTAGAACGACAAGTATCTAATGCTGCGGCATTGGCAGATCAACTTGCTGCACACCCATCAGTGAAATGGGTTCGTTACCCATTTCGAGGAGATCATCCACAACAAAATGTCGCCCTGAGGCAAATGAATGCCGGTGGTGCAATCATTACAGCAAACCTTAAAGGAAATCAAAATCAAACTTTTTCATTCTGTAAAAGCCTAAAGTTTTTCACTTTGGCTGAAAGTCTCGGTGGGGTTGAAAGTCTTATTTGTCATCCCGCAACAATGACTCATGCATCTGTTGATGCCACAACAAAAGCCCACCTTGGAATCGATGAGTCCCTTGTTCGCTTTTCAATTGGGTGCGAAGATCTTTCAGATCTAAGCAGTGATCTCAAAAAAGCATTGGATCAACTGTAG
- the rpsD gene encoding 30S ribosomal protein S4: MSRYRGPRLRITRRLGDLPGLTRKAAKRSHPPGQHGQARRKRSEYAIRLEEKQKLRFNYGISERQLVRYVKKARAQEGSTGTNLLKLLENRLDNVCFRLGFGPTVPGSRQLVNHGHVTVNGRILDIASYQCKPGDVVAIRERKGSKKLAEANLEFPGLANVPPHLELDKPKMSAKVTGKCEREWVALEINELLVVEYYSRKV, translated from the coding sequence ATGTCTAGATACCGCGGACCTCGCTTGAGGATCACGCGGCGCTTGGGAGATCTACCAGGTCTCACTCGGAAGGCCGCAAAACGGTCCCATCCGCCAGGTCAGCACGGCCAAGCCCGTCGCAAGCGCTCTGAATACGCGATCCGCCTTGAAGAGAAACAGAAGCTTCGGTTTAACTATGGGATTTCCGAAAGACAACTAGTCCGATATGTAAAGAAGGCACGTGCTCAAGAGGGATCCACAGGAACCAATCTTCTAAAGCTTTTAGAAAATCGACTTGATAACGTTTGCTTCCGTCTTGGTTTTGGTCCAACTGTCCCTGGATCTCGTCAATTGGTCAACCACGGTCATGTAACTGTCAATGGCCGCATCCTGGACATCGCCAGTTACCAATGCAAACCAGGAGATGTTGTTGCCATAAGAGAGCGAAAAGGAAGCAAAAAACTTGCTGAAGCCAATCTGGAGTTCCCAGGGCTAGCAAATGTTCCTCCGCACCTCGAACTAGACAAGCCCAAAATGTCAGCCAAAGTCACAGGGAAATGTGAACGTGAATGGGTCGCCCTGGAAATTAATGAACTTCTAGTTGTGGAGTATTACTCACGTAAGGTCTGA